In Flavobacterium endoglycinae, one DNA window encodes the following:
- a CDS encoding RagB/SusD family nutrient uptake outer membrane protein, with amino-acid sequence MKYKIFNYIAVFFSLALVTTSCVDNEDLEQLDPNNNAVDSFWKSDEDALQGINAVYGSLLTDGTYMRSTPLLLDARADDARTNSPWGSMYNAGHFNSNVADASIYGWAYETYYQGIYRANQVLTNVPGIDFKDEALKNRILGQAYFLRGLYLFHAVNLFKNVPLPTELAVYYPQKTQEEGWAQVIADFKAAADLLPNTYDGLSGLDGGQKGRATKGAALGYLGKTYLFIKDFTNARTTFKQVIDLGVYSLVANYRDNFTTANENNSESLFEVQFSRDAGGVDLGWGGAPASGWGKTSARAITYAPRAFGWTDVQPTWALFNEFKEEKTKTGGDDPRLEATIFYNKPGGMQLYGKDFATFYASSPADLNDLFCRKYQNSDGQFADEYDWRSGINERLLRYADILLMYAECLNETGDTPGAYTYIQMVRNRVNLPDLSVTKPGMTQDQMREQIGHERFLEFPLEGHRFDDIRRWGWLDNPTKLAWLKARDAEFNSYTKGREYYPIPQLEMDNNPGTVQNESY; translated from the coding sequence ATGAAATATAAAATATTCAATTATATAGCAGTTTTCTTTTCGCTTGCTTTGGTAACCACAAGCTGCGTAGACAATGAAGACTTAGAACAGCTTGATCCTAATAATAATGCAGTTGATTCTTTCTGGAAGTCAGATGAAGACGCTTTGCAAGGAATAAATGCTGTGTATGGAAGTTTATTAACAGATGGTACTTACATGAGAAGTACACCATTGTTACTCGATGCAAGAGCAGATGATGCTCGTACAAATAGTCCTTGGGGTTCCATGTACAATGCAGGACATTTTAACTCAAATGTAGCCGACGCTTCTATTTATGGCTGGGCTTACGAAACCTATTATCAAGGAATTTACAGAGCTAATCAGGTATTGACAAACGTTCCAGGAATTGATTTTAAAGATGAAGCTTTAAAAAACAGAATCTTAGGACAAGCTTACTTTTTACGAGGGTTGTATTTATTTCATGCCGTAAATCTGTTTAAAAATGTGCCTCTTCCAACAGAATTAGCCGTTTATTATCCGCAGAAAACACAAGAAGAAGGTTGGGCGCAGGTTATTGCCGATTTTAAAGCCGCTGCCGATTTACTGCCAAACACTTATGATGGTCTTTCTGGATTAGATGGAGGACAAAAAGGACGTGCAACAAAAGGCGCTGCATTAGGATATTTAGGAAAAACCTATTTGTTTATTAAAGATTTTACAAACGCCAGAACCACTTTTAAACAAGTTATAGATTTAGGAGTATACTCTTTGGTAGCGAATTATAGAGACAATTTTACCACAGCTAATGAAAACAATTCAGAATCTCTTTTTGAAGTACAATTCAGCAGAGATGCCGGAGGAGTAGATTTAGGCTGGGGAGGTGCACCTGCATCAGGATGGGGAAAAACTTCTGCAAGAGCAATTACCTATGCTCCTCGTGCTTTTGGATGGACAGACGTGCAGCCAACATGGGCATTATTCAACGAATTTAAAGAAGAAAAAACAAAAACGGGAGGAGATGATCCGCGTTTAGAAGCTACTATTTTCTATAACAAACCGGGCGGTATGCAATTGTATGGAAAAGATTTTGCCACATTTTATGCTTCAAGCCCAGCCGATTTAAATGATTTATTCTGCAGAAAATACCAAAACTCTGACGGTCAATTTGCAGACGAATACGACTGGCGTTCTGGTATCAACGAACGTTTATTACGATATGCAGATATTCTTTTAATGTATGCCGAATGCTTAAATGAAACAGGCGATACTCCGGGAGCTTACACTTATATCCAAATGGTAAGAAACCGAGTAAACCTTCCAGACCTGTCAGTTACAAAACCCGGAATGACTCAAGATCAAATGAGAGAACAGATTGGTCACGAAAGATTCTTAGAATTTCCGCTTGAAGGACACCGTTTTGATGACATCCGCCGCTGGGGCTGGTTGGATAATCCAACGAAATTAGCTTGGTTAAAAGCCAGAGATGCCGAATTCAATTCGTATACAAAAGGAAGAGAATACTACCCGATTCCGCAATTAGAAATGGATAATAATCCGGGAACTGTTCAAAATGAGAGTTATTAA
- a CDS encoding arabinan endo-1,5-alpha-L-arabinosidase yields the protein MKKEDVILKTISFIGFFAAALLMTSCSKDDPALAPEPPVVVDPPVVTPTFNGPTYADNYTAFASWSNRSQWNLANVHDPSVEKSGEYYYMYQTDASYGNAHDGNGHFFYRRSKDLINWEFMGPSMLEAPAWVKDSLNNKRARMSPALPPITNPNYGFWAPCVRKVGNVFRMYYSIVVTNPIVGTDTNTSWTERAFIGLAETTDLASNNWVDKGMVVCSEPDGVKSYVRNGGNDWDAYFKFNAIDPSFIETPEGEQYLIYGSWHSGIAALKLNPTTGKPDKLKTIDDYGVRIAGRGNVNTNRWQALEGPEIIYNPDTQYYYLFLAYDELSVAYNTRVARSKNILGPYVTNTGISITNGAECFPLLTHPYQFKNHTGWVGFSHCAVFQNPTTKKWFYASQARLPEGVPGINVSNAVMMGHVHGIQWTEDGWPVVEPERYAGVPTTTFAEGNLVGTWEQITMNYQYKTMQKSVTIYLTADKKVSGDITGTWSYDPAKKMATINGIKCNVVDAWDWESSTRKVTLTYAGINSAGLTVWGKKIN from the coding sequence ATGAAAAAAGAAGACGTCATTTTAAAAACCATTTCTTTCATCGGATTTTTTGCAGCAGCACTTTTAATGACAAGCTGTTCAAAAGATGATCCGGCGTTAGCACCAGAGCCGCCCGTTGTAGTTGATCCGCCTGTAGTGACGCCAACATTTAATGGACCGACTTATGCCGACAATTATACGGCGTTTGCAAGCTGGTCAAACCGATCGCAATGGAATCTGGCAAACGTACACGATCCGTCAGTTGAAAAATCGGGAGAATATTATTATATGTATCAAACCGATGCTTCTTATGGAAACGCACACGATGGCAACGGACATTTTTTCTACAGAAGATCAAAAGATTTAATCAACTGGGAATTTATGGGACCTTCAATGCTTGAGGCGCCAGCGTGGGTAAAAGATTCTCTAAATAATAAAAGAGCCAGAATGAGTCCGGCACTTCCTCCAATAACAAATCCAAATTACGGATTTTGGGCGCCATGCGTTCGAAAAGTGGGAAATGTTTTTAGAATGTATTACAGCATTGTGGTAACGAATCCAATTGTTGGAACAGATACCAATACTTCTTGGACAGAACGCGCTTTTATTGGTTTGGCAGAAACTACAGATTTAGCATCCAATAATTGGGTTGATAAAGGAATGGTAGTCTGCTCAGAACCTGACGGCGTAAAAAGTTATGTTAGAAATGGAGGAAACGATTGGGATGCCTATTTTAAATTCAACGCCATCGATCCGAGTTTTATTGAAACCCCCGAAGGAGAACAATATTTAATTTACGGCTCTTGGCATTCTGGAATCGCGGCTTTAAAATTAAATCCAACAACAGGAAAACCAGATAAGTTAAAAACAATCGACGATTACGGAGTTCGAATTGCAGGCCGCGGGAATGTAAATACAAACCGTTGGCAAGCGCTTGAAGGCCCTGAAATTATCTACAATCCAGATACACAATACTATTATTTGTTTTTGGCTTATGACGAATTATCGGTGGCTTACAACACACGTGTAGCACGTTCCAAAAATATTCTCGGACCTTATGTAACCAATACTGGAATCAGTATAACAAATGGAGCCGAATGTTTTCCGTTGTTAACACATCCGTACCAATTTAAAAATCATACCGGCTGGGTTGGATTTTCGCATTGTGCTGTTTTTCAAAACCCAACAACCAAAAAATGGTTTTATGCTTCACAGGCACGTTTGCCAGAAGGAGTTCCAGGAATCAATGTTTCAAATGCGGTCATGATGGGGCATGTGCACGGAATTCAATGGACAGAAGACGGCTGGCCAGTTGTAGAACCAGAACGTTACGCTGGAGTTCCCACAACTACTTTTGCAGAAGGAAATCTGGTTGGGACTTGGGAACAGATTACCATGAATTACCAATACAAAACCATGCAAAAATCAGTTACGATTTATCTAACAGCCGACAAAAAAGTTAGCGGTGATATAACAGGAACTTGGTCGTATGATCCGGCTAAAAAAATGGCCACTATAAATGGAATTAAATGTAATGTAGTCGATGCGTGGGATTGGGAATCATCAACCAGAAAAGTGACTTTAACCTATGCCGGAATCAATAGTGCAGGATTAACCGTTTGGGGTAAAAAAATAAATTAG
- a CDS encoding NUDIX hydrolase: MLNSYSSADKVLLAVDCIIFGFDNEGLKILLIKRDFEPEKGKWSLIGGFLKKDEVLDDAAIRILNTYTGLNDIYMEQLYAYSEIDRDPVERTISVSYYALINIENHNAELIKNYHAEWFPINDTPSLIFDHNEMLQNAIKRLRYRTSIKPIGFELLPEKFTMRQLLELYEAILSKELDKRNFISKINSLEILNKLDEKDMQSSRKGSYLYTFNKEKYEEKLLNDFVLNL; encoded by the coding sequence ATGCTAAACAGTTATAGCTCTGCCGATAAGGTTTTACTAGCGGTAGATTGTATTATTTTTGGATTTGACAATGAAGGTCTAAAAATCCTTTTAATTAAAAGGGATTTCGAGCCAGAAAAGGGAAAATGGTCTTTGATTGGGGGATTCTTAAAAAAAGATGAAGTTCTAGACGATGCTGCAATTAGAATCCTAAATACTTATACAGGGTTAAACGATATTTATATGGAGCAGTTATATGCTTATAGTGAAATCGATCGTGATCCGGTGGAACGAACTATTTCGGTTTCATATTATGCATTGATTAATATTGAAAATCATAATGCCGAATTAATCAAAAATTATCATGCAGAATGGTTTCCAATTAATGATACGCCAAGTTTGATTTTTGACCATAACGAAATGCTTCAGAATGCCATAAAAAGACTTCGTTACAGAACGTCAATAAAACCAATTGGGTTTGAATTGCTTCCGGAAAAATTCACGATGCGCCAGTTATTAGAATTATATGAAGCCATTTTGAGCAAGGAATTAGACAAAAGAAATTTCATCAGTAAAATAAATTCTCTGGAGATTCTTAACAAACTGGATGAAAAAGACATGCAGTCGTCTCGAAAAGGCTCTTACCTATATACCTTTAATAAGGAAAAATATGAAGAGAAATTACTCAATGATTTTGTACTAAATCTATAA
- a CDS encoding alpha-N-arabinofuranosidase, whose amino-acid sequence MKKALLISFVISFCSQLNFAQTTITIKNSADAPTIDKNIYGHFAEHLGRCIYGGFFVGDTSKIPNTKGVRNDIIAALKDLKIPNLRWPGGCFADTYHWKDGIGPQEQRPTIVNKWWGGVTEDNSFGTHDFLNMCELLGAEPYLSGNVGSGTVQELADWVQYTNFSGKSPMSDLRAKNGRKEPWKVKYWGIGNEAWGCGGNMTAEYYAGEYRKYATFMSDWENTGGITRIASGSNSSDYNWTEVLMKGIPLNMLGGVGVHHYAVIDWGKKGDDRNFTEEGYFKTMQSALKMEELVTKHSAIMDKYDPEKKVAMIVDEWGGWYEVEKGTNPGFLYQQNTMRDAVLAGATLNIFNNHADRVRMANLAQCVNVLQAVILTDKAKMIVTPTYHVMKMYSVHQDAKLLPVSFESPSYTFNGEKLPAVSASASKDKNGAVHISLVNVDAKNKNKIEIDVKDLGVKNFTGTVITSAKLQDYNSFENPNKIVATVFKGFENKKGKLEITIPPFSVVVLEGK is encoded by the coding sequence ATGAAAAAAGCACTTTTAATCTCATTTGTAATTTCGTTTTGTAGTCAGCTGAATTTCGCGCAGACCACAATAACCATTAAAAATTCTGCTGATGCACCCACAATTGATAAAAACATTTATGGTCATTTTGCAGAACATTTAGGCCGTTGCATTTACGGAGGATTTTTTGTGGGAGACACTTCAAAAATTCCAAATACAAAAGGAGTAAGAAATGATATCATTGCTGCTTTAAAAGATTTAAAAATTCCAAATTTAAGATGGCCGGGTGGTTGTTTTGCCGATACCTATCACTGGAAAGATGGAATTGGACCACAAGAACAACGACCAACTATTGTAAACAAATGGTGGGGCGGAGTAACCGAAGACAACAGTTTTGGAACACACGATTTCTTGAATATGTGTGAACTTCTTGGAGCAGAACCGTATTTATCTGGAAACGTAGGAAGCGGAACAGTTCAGGAATTGGCTGATTGGGTTCAGTACACAAACTTTAGCGGTAAAAGTCCAATGAGTGATTTACGTGCAAAAAACGGAAGAAAAGAACCTTGGAAAGTAAAATACTGGGGAATTGGAAATGAAGCTTGGGGATGCGGAGGAAATATGACTGCAGAATATTATGCGGGCGAATATCGTAAATACGCAACTTTCATGTCAGACTGGGAAAATACAGGAGGAATTACAAGAATTGCTTCAGGATCAAACAGCTCTGATTACAATTGGACAGAAGTTTTAATGAAAGGAATTCCGTTGAATATGTTAGGCGGAGTTGGCGTTCACCACTATGCTGTAATTGATTGGGGTAAAAAAGGAGACGACAGAAATTTTACAGAAGAAGGTTATTTCAAAACCATGCAGTCGGCTTTAAAAATGGAAGAATTGGTTACTAAACATTCGGCTATTATGGACAAATACGATCCAGAGAAAAAAGTAGCCATGATTGTTGACGAATGGGGAGGCTGGTACGAAGTAGAAAAAGGAACAAATCCAGGATTTTTATACCAGCAAAACACAATGCGTGATGCCGTTTTAGCAGGAGCGACATTGAATATTTTCAACAACCATGCAGACCGTGTTCGTATGGCAAATTTAGCACAATGTGTAAATGTTTTACAAGCTGTAATTCTTACCGACAAAGCTAAAATGATTGTAACACCAACGTATCATGTAATGAAAATGTACAGCGTGCACCAAGATGCTAAATTACTGCCTGTAAGTTTCGAATCGCCATCCTATACTTTTAATGGAGAAAAACTTCCAGCAGTTTCAGCATCAGCATCAAAAGATAAAAATGGAGCAGTTCATATTTCACTTGTAAACGTAGACGCAAAAAACAAAAACAAAATCGAAATTGATGTAAAAGATTTAGGAGTGAAAAACTTTACAGGAACGGTTATCACATCAGCTAAGTTACAAGATTACAATTCATTCGAAAACCCAAATAAAATTGTTGCGACAGTTTTTAAAGGTTTCGAAAACAAAAAAGGAAAACTTGAAATTACGATTCCTCCTTTCTCAGTAGTTGTTTTAGAAGGAAAATAA
- a CDS encoding SusC/RagA family TonB-linked outer membrane protein, whose product MITNPQLILYGNFLLSKKHWITALLMLLFSVNQMSAQGKTINGVVTSAQDNLPLPGVNIMIKGTKTVATTGFDGEYSIKASPNDVLVYSFIGFQNKEITVGSQSKIDVALGEDTNKLNEVVVIGYGSQKKADLTGSVSVVNLESAKKTVTYDAAKMLQGQVPGVTVQSSGEPGGFVNVKIRGITSFSNNNPLFVIDGIMVDSPYDFAPGEIESMQVLKDASSAAIYGVRGANGVVIITTKKGKAGKMDIKFKSIVGLQNVAKKWDVTDRVGYQKITSEAERNRDIRAGVPVSIAPGNDPNSPSYISNVNTDWQKEAFQTGVVQNQALTFNGGAENLAYSFNVDYFKNTSYIKTPQDYERLSTNLNLNGKKGRFKYGAKIAYTQSDKEIFNEYNAGQTVISDILGAVPTMPVYDPNRLGGYGGTDNLTQRAISMNPIGYNNLIDNNGKRNRFIGDVWGEVEIVKGLKYKLDVSYDRTDWQNRKFIPPSDLGWYYITTNDEASLDISNGNELRTFLNNLLTYEVTLGKHKIDALAGWIQEKRENYNHWSRGVGFTPGEIPMVQYADSRDAGEYKFTITGISYISRLNYSYDDRYLVQANFRQDKTSLFSKINNSANFYSFSGGWKISNEKFIHLPLWVSNIKLRGGYGTIGNNTIPQYFFATTVNSFAGYDFNNQLAPGTTVVSSLDPNVHWEKSTNSNVGIELGFLNNDLQFTAEYFIKKSDDLLLGVPLPYSTGAFPASITTNAGSMKNSGVEFTASYSNHHRKFKYDISANFGTLKNEVTKIGVNGNPIYGAVSKTEVGRSVGEMFAWEAIGIFQNAAEVASSPKQTGAAPGDVKFKDVNGDGQITDADRTFQGVTIPKYGFGLNFSASYSNFDFSMFWQGAGGNKVFNAMYRNLMIGQYTNHHTDELNYWTPTNTNTNIPAPVIGDPNGNARDSNRFIESGDYVKLQTMELGYNIPIKDKFIQKAKVYLNGQNLLIISKYKGYDPDFNSDGLISRGYDAGSFPNPRTISLGVEVTF is encoded by the coding sequence ATGATTACAAACCCGCAATTAATTTTGTATGGCAATTTTTTATTGTCAAAAAAACATTGGATTACAGCATTATTAATGCTGTTATTTTCTGTTAATCAAATGTCGGCTCAAGGCAAAACGATTAATGGAGTTGTTACATCGGCACAGGATAATCTTCCTCTGCCGGGTGTGAATATTATGATAAAAGGAACCAAAACAGTAGCCACAACTGGATTTGATGGAGAGTATTCGATTAAAGCATCTCCAAATGATGTTTTAGTGTATTCATTTATAGGATTTCAAAACAAAGAAATAACCGTAGGAAGCCAGTCTAAAATAGATGTCGCTTTGGGAGAAGATACCAACAAACTGAATGAGGTAGTCGTGATAGGTTACGGTTCGCAGAAAAAAGCCGACTTAACAGGATCTGTAAGTGTCGTAAACTTAGAATCGGCGAAAAAAACAGTAACGTATGATGCTGCAAAAATGCTTCAAGGACAGGTTCCGGGTGTTACTGTACAATCATCTGGTGAACCTGGAGGATTTGTAAATGTGAAGATTAGAGGGATAACTTCTTTCAGTAATAACAATCCCCTTTTTGTAATTGACGGAATCATGGTTGACTCTCCTTATGATTTTGCTCCGGGAGAAATAGAATCGATGCAGGTTTTAAAAGATGCTTCTTCGGCTGCGATTTATGGAGTGCGCGGTGCAAACGGAGTTGTAATCATTACCACCAAAAAAGGGAAGGCCGGAAAAATGGATATCAAATTCAAATCAATCGTGGGTCTTCAAAATGTTGCTAAAAAATGGGATGTTACAGACCGCGTTGGCTATCAAAAAATTACAAGCGAAGCAGAACGTAACCGTGATATCAGAGCCGGAGTTCCAGTGAGTATTGCTCCAGGAAATGATCCGAACAGTCCGTCTTATATTTCGAATGTAAATACAGATTGGCAGAAAGAAGCTTTTCAAACTGGTGTGGTACAAAATCAGGCGCTAACGTTTAATGGCGGTGCAGAAAATTTAGCCTACAGCTTTAATGTTGATTACTTTAAAAACACAAGTTATATCAAAACGCCGCAGGACTATGAGAGGCTTTCAACCAACTTAAATTTGAATGGTAAAAAAGGAAGATTTAAATATGGTGCTAAAATAGCCTACACACAATCTGATAAAGAAATCTTCAACGAATACAACGCAGGACAAACGGTTATCAGCGATATCTTGGGAGCGGTACCAACGATGCCAGTTTACGATCCGAATAGATTAGGAGGCTATGGCGGTACAGACAACTTGACTCAAAGAGCCATTTCAATGAATCCAATTGGATACAACAACCTGATTGATAATAACGGAAAAAGAAACCGTTTCATAGGAGACGTTTGGGGAGAAGTTGAAATCGTAAAAGGTCTTAAATACAAATTAGATGTAAGTTACGATAGAACCGACTGGCAGAACCGAAAATTTATTCCGCCAAGTGATCTAGGATGGTATTATATTACGACAAATGATGAAGCATCTTTAGATATTTCAAATGGAAATGAATTAAGAACATTCCTAAACAATTTACTAACCTATGAAGTGACGCTTGGCAAACATAAAATTGATGCTTTGGCAGGATGGATTCAGGAAAAAAGAGAGAATTACAACCACTGGTCAAGAGGTGTAGGATTTACTCCGGGAGAAATTCCAATGGTACAATATGCAGATTCAAGAGATGCGGGTGAATATAAATTTACAATTACTGGAATTTCATACATCAGCAGATTAAACTATTCTTATGATGACCGCTATTTGGTACAGGCAAATTTTAGACAAGATAAAACCTCTCTTTTCAGTAAAATTAATAATTCAGCAAACTTTTACTCTTTCTCAGGAGGATGGAAAATCAGCAACGAAAAATTTATACACTTACCATTATGGGTGAGCAATATTAAACTTCGTGGAGGTTACGGAACAATTGGTAACAATACCATTCCTCAATATTTCTTTGCCACAACCGTAAACAGTTTTGCAGGATACGATTTTAATAATCAGCTGGCACCGGGAACAACAGTAGTTAGTTCGTTAGATCCAAATGTTCACTGGGAAAAATCAACAAACTCAAATGTTGGAATTGAATTAGGATTCTTAAACAACGATTTACAATTTACAGCAGAATACTTTATTAAAAAATCAGATGATTTACTACTAGGTGTACCGCTTCCATATTCTACAGGTGCTTTTCCGGCGAGTATTACAACAAATGCAGGATCTATGAAAAACTCAGGAGTAGAGTTTACAGCGTCGTACAGCAATCATCATCGTAAATTTAAATATGATATTTCAGCCAACTTTGGAACACTTAAAAATGAAGTAACCAAAATTGGTGTAAACGGAAACCCTATTTATGGAGCAGTTTCTAAAACAGAAGTAGGAAGATCTGTAGGAGAAATGTTTGCTTGGGAAGCCATTGGAATTTTCCAAAATGCAGCTGAGGTAGCTTCTTCTCCAAAACAAACAGGTGCTGCGCCGGGTGATGTGAAATTTAAAGATGTAAACGGCGATGGACAAATTACAGATGCCGATAGAACTTTCCAAGGAGTAACCATTCCTAAATATGGTTTTGGATTAAATTTCAGCGCTTCGTATTCCAACTTTGATTTTTCAATGTTTTGGCAGGGAGCTGGCGGCAACAAAGTATTCAATGCAATGTACCGCAATTTGATGATCGGACAATATACAAATCATCATACAGACGAATTAAATTATTGGACACCAACAAACACCAATACTAATATTCCTGCTCCCGTTATTGGAGATCCAAACGGAAATGCAAGAGATTCTAACCGATTTATTGAAAGCGGTGATTACGTGAAGTTACAAACCATGGAACTTGGTTATAACATTCCGATAAAAGATAAATTTATTCAAAAAGCAAAGGTTTACCTAAATGGACAAAATCTGTTGATTATTTCGAAATACAAAGGATATGATCCAGATTTTAACAGCGACGGATTGATTTCGAGAGGATATGATGCAGGATCTTTCCCAAACCCAAGAACAATTTCTTTAGGAGTAGAAGTAACATTCTAA
- a CDS encoding lysozyme inhibitor LprI family protein, whose protein sequence is MKNLFTSLSVLLLSIAATAQSVKFNNPIITKALLTCSDKSFS, encoded by the coding sequence ATGAAAAACCTATTTACAAGCCTTTCCGTTTTGCTTTTATCGATTGCAGCAACTGCACAATCGGTAAAATTCAATAATCCAATTATTACAAAAGCTTTGCTTACATGTTCTGATAAAAGTTTCAGTTGA
- a CDS encoding arabinan endo-1,5-alpha-L-arabinosidase → MVYKNIKYTLSAFLMLITSVVVAQEIVVHDPVVIKQKDTYYLYCTGNGISVFSSKDLKKWNKEPQVFAEKPVWADGVAADFKNHIWAPDISFHNNIYYLYYSVSAFAKNTSAIGVATNTTLDPKDKNYKWIDQGIVIQSQPNRDMWNAIDPNLVFDENNTPWLAFGSFWEGLKLVKLNRDLKSIAQPQEWHTIAKRKRSFELPDSDPGDGALEAPFIFKKNGYYYQFLSWDLCCRGEKSTYKVVVGRSKNVTGPYVDKEGKQLDQGGGSLVIQGDENYFGVGHNSAYTFDGKDYMFYHAYEKKTNGTPKLVVKEMQWDADLWPVLK, encoded by the coding sequence ATGGTTTACAAAAACATAAAATATACACTTTCAGCTTTTTTGATGCTGATAACTTCAGTGGTTGTGGCACAAGAAATTGTTGTGCATGATCCGGTAGTCATCAAACAAAAAGACACATATTATTTGTATTGCACAGGAAACGGAATAAGCGTTTTTAGTTCGAAAGATTTAAAAAAATGGAACAAAGAACCACAGGTTTTCGCCGAAAAACCAGTTTGGGCAGATGGCGTTGCAGCCGATTTTAAAAATCATATTTGGGCGCCAGATATTTCATTTCATAACAACATATACTATCTGTATTATTCGGTTTCAGCTTTCGCTAAAAATACATCGGCGATTGGTGTTGCGACTAATACGACTTTAGATCCAAAAGACAAAAATTACAAATGGATCGATCAAGGAATTGTCATTCAATCGCAGCCCAATCGCGATATGTGGAACGCCATCGATCCAAATTTGGTCTTTGATGAAAACAACACGCCTTGGCTTGCTTTCGGTTCTTTTTGGGAAGGATTGAAATTGGTAAAATTAAATCGAGATTTAAAATCAATTGCACAGCCTCAAGAATGGCATACAATCGCAAAGCGAAAAAGAAGTTTCGAATTACCAGATTCTGATCCAGGTGATGGCGCACTGGAGGCTCCTTTTATCTTTAAGAAAAATGGTTATTACTATCAATTTCTTTCTTGGGATTTATGCTGCCGCGGAGAAAAAAGTACTTATAAAGTAGTAGTTGGAAGATCTAAAAATGTAACAGGACCTTATGTTGATAAAGAGGGAAAACAGCTCGATCAAGGTGGCGGAAGTTTAGTAATTCAAGGCGATGAAAACTATTTTGGAGTAGGCCATAACAGCGCCTATACGTTTGATGGGAAAGATTATATGTTTTATCACGCTTACGAAAAGAAAACTAACGGAACGCCAAAACTAGTAGTCAAAGAAATGCAATGGGATGCTGATTTGTGGCCTGTTTTAAAATAG
- a CDS encoding arabinan endo-1,5-alpha-L-arabinosidase produces the protein MKTIISLVVLAILFGSCQNEEIVPTEQAATAVNTQDSQVTNLTAKTVSGNVPSHDPSTIVKSGVNYYVFTTGDNIPMTYSTNLTSWTWGTSVFSSTPSWITGYVPGFVKTFWAPDVAWFNNRWNMYYSCSTFGSATSAIGLVTTPAISQSAGTTWTDRGVVVSSSSSSDVNAIDPSILVDGSNVYMAYGSWHAGIGVIQINPSTGKTTGSRTIVAGGNSASWEAPCLIKEGSYYYLFVNRGTCCNGVNSTYYIVVGRSTSPFGPFVDKNGVSLKNGGGTTVLATQGNYIGPGHLSRITGTQKGAVHYYDGADNGNPKLEIVYFTWSSGWPTLSY, from the coding sequence ATGAAAACAATTATAAGTTTGGTTGTATTGGCGATATTATTTGGGAGTTGTCAAAATGAAGAGATAGTCCCAACAGAGCAAGCAGCAACAGCTGTAAATACTCAGGATTCACAGGTTACTAATTTAACAGCCAAAACAGTCAGCGGAAATGTGCCATCGCACGATCCGAGTACGATTGTAAAAAGCGGTGTTAATTATTATGTTTTTACTACGGGAGATAATATTCCAATGACGTATTCAACCAATTTAACCAGCTGGACATGGGGAACATCTGTTTTTTCATCAACTCCAAGCTGGATTACAGGATATGTTCCAGGATTCGTAAAAACGTTCTGGGCGCCAGATGTTGCCTGGTTCAATAACAGATGGAATATGTACTATTCTTGTTCTACATTTGGTTCGGCGACATCAGCAATTGGATTGGTGACAACACCAGCCATTTCGCAAAGCGCAGGAACAACTTGGACAGATAGAGGCGTTGTCGTTTCTTCCTCATCTTCCTCAGATGTCAATGCCATCGATCCCTCTATTTTGGTGGATGGAAGCAATGTTTATATGGCTTATGGCTCATGGCATGCGGGTATTGGAGTAATCCAAATTAATCCTTCAACAGGAAAAACAACAGGAAGCAGAACCATTGTTGCTGGCGGAAACAGCGCATCTTGGGAAGCGCCTTGTTTAATTAAAGAAGGAAGTTATTACTATTTATTTGTAAACAGAGGCACTTGCTGCAATGGCGTAAACAGTACGTATTATATTGTAGTTGGACGTTCAACAAGTCCGTTTGGACCTTTCGTTGATAAAAACGGAGTTTCTTTAAAAAATGGCGGAGGAACAACTGTTCTGGCTACACAAGGAAACTACATAGGTCCAGGTCATTTGTCTAGAATCACAGGAACCCAAAAAGGAGCTGTTCATTATTATGACGGCGCGGATAACGGAAATCCAAAACTTGAAATTGTATATTTTACTTGGTCATCTGGATGGCCAACACTTTCTTATTAA